In Halapricum desulfuricans, a single window of DNA contains:
- a CDS encoding TRAM domain-containing protein: MEISDKLLCLFSADVSAEDDRYVIEVPRREIETGSVDPDGTYRVALIAGEDDEETESASGSTPSEPQPPVENGEIRYVEIEDLGKQGDGIARVERGYVIIVPGAEVGDRVKVEISEVKSNFAVGEIIEEDI, encoded by the coding sequence TTGGAGATCTCAGATAAACTCCTGTGTCTGTTCAGTGCGGACGTATCAGCCGAGGACGACCGATACGTGATCGAAGTACCGCGTCGCGAGATCGAGACCGGTTCGGTCGACCCGGACGGGACCTACCGCGTCGCGTTGATCGCCGGCGAAGACGACGAGGAAACCGAGTCGGCGAGCGGTAGCACTCCCTCGGAGCCCCAGCCGCCGGTCGAGAACGGAGAGATCCGGTACGTCGAGATCGAGGACCTCGGCAAACAGGGCGACGGGATCGCCCGCGTCGAGCGCGGCTACGTCATCATCGTACCCGGTGCCGAGGTCGGCGACCGCGTCAAGGTCGAGATCTCGGAAGTCAAGTCCAACTTCGCTGTCGGCGAGATTATCGAAGAAGACATCTGA
- a CDS encoding YkgJ family cysteine cluster protein, whose protein sequence is MESLEAELARARELDVDVLADAIESIGFECTRCGGCCTAEVPDGERTDPESVEPHTATVFPDEIRRLQAGAYDFRDVARPMPYGLTDGEDGLEGETFEWALQTDDCGDCTFYREENGTGTCTVHEDRPLICQTYPFSVALGGTNQPMGDVVDSRGPVQAHECEGLGRDIPRADAEALAETLKERAIRELEEAIAVRDRYVPVDSDDVVVYDSEGPKRIDGTAYEPGDRATDTRQ, encoded by the coding sequence ATGGAGAGTCTCGAGGCCGAACTGGCCCGCGCGCGGGAGCTCGACGTGGACGTGCTGGCCGACGCGATCGAGTCGATCGGCTTCGAGTGTACGCGCTGTGGCGGCTGCTGTACGGCGGAAGTGCCCGATGGCGAACGGACAGACCCCGAATCGGTCGAGCCACATACGGCGACGGTGTTTCCCGACGAGATCCGCCGGCTGCAGGCAGGCGCGTACGACTTCCGGGACGTCGCCCGACCGATGCCGTACGGCCTGACCGACGGCGAGGACGGCCTCGAGGGCGAAACGTTCGAGTGGGCCCTACAGACCGACGACTGCGGCGACTGCACCTTCTACCGGGAGGAAAACGGGACCGGGACGTGCACCGTCCACGAGGACCGACCACTGATCTGTCAGACCTACCCGTTCAGCGTTGCACTCGGCGGCACGAACCAGCCGATGGGCGACGTCGTCGACAGTCGCGGACCGGTTCAGGCACACGAGTGTGAGGGGCTCGGACGCGACATCCCCCGGGCGGACGCCGAGGCGCTCGCGGAGACGCTCAAGGAACGAGCGATCCGGGAGCTCGAGGAGGCCATCGCCGTCAGAGACCGGTACGTCCCGGTCGACAGCGACGACGTCGTCGTCTACGACTCGGAAGGGCCGAAGCGGATCGACGGGACGGCCTACGAACCCGGCGACCGAGCGACTGACACGCGACAGTGA
- a CDS encoding helix-turn-helix domain-containing protein, producing the protein MSTTTEGVQPELSFADSAVRDRLKELPPSAKLVAKVLEGSRPLSQGELAEQSLLPDRTVRYALNRLDEADLVGSRYSFRDARKQVYFLSDQR; encoded by the coding sequence ATGAGTACGACTACCGAAGGGGTCCAGCCCGAACTGAGTTTTGCCGACAGCGCCGTCCGCGACCGACTCAAGGAGCTCCCGCCGAGCGCGAAGCTCGTCGCGAAGGTACTGGAGGGGAGCCGCCCGCTCTCGCAGGGCGAACTCGCCGAGCAGTCGCTGTTGCCAGACCGCACGGTTCGATACGCGCTGAACCGCCTCGACGAGGCCGACCTCGTCGGCTCGCGGTACAGCTTCCGGGACGCCCGCAAGCAGGTGTACTTCCTCTCCGATCAGCGGTAG
- a CDS encoding class I SAM-dependent methyltransferase produces MKGQEWYQADDIAEEYEEKRFSRGGRLIDRREKQAVLDAIGPVEDSEILEIACGTGRFTVMLAERGADIVGLDISGPMLKQGRKKARAAGVADHLEFMRGDAGRLPFPDDHFDAVIAMRFFHLADTPAAFLREMRRVSRDVVFFDTFNRFSTRSIYNWALPMGSRLYSRWEVDRLLEEVGLELVGDEHDFVLPYGFYRQIPNSTASAFRKIDTTLGSLPFGDRLASVSYWTCDV; encoded by the coding sequence GTGAAAGGACAGGAGTGGTACCAGGCCGACGACATCGCCGAGGAGTACGAGGAGAAGCGCTTCTCGCGCGGTGGCCGCCTGATCGACCGGCGGGAGAAACAGGCCGTGCTGGACGCGATCGGACCGGTCGAGGACAGCGAGATCCTGGAGATCGCCTGCGGGACCGGCCGGTTCACCGTCATGCTGGCCGAGCGCGGGGCGGACATCGTCGGACTGGACATCTCGGGGCCGATGTTGAAGCAGGGCCGCAAGAAGGCCCGGGCCGCCGGCGTCGCCGATCACCTGGAGTTCATGCGCGGCGACGCGGGTCGCCTGCCGTTCCCCGACGATCACTTCGACGCCGTCATCGCGATGCGGTTTTTCCACCTCGCCGACACGCCTGCGGCGTTTCTGCGAGAGATGCGCCGTGTCTCGCGTGATGTGGTCTTTTTCGATACGTTCAACCGGTTCTCGACGCGGTCGATCTACAACTGGGCGCTCCCGATGGGATCGCGACTGTACTCGCGGTGGGAAGTCGATCGACTGCTCGAGGAGGTCGGACTGGAACTGGTCGGCGACGAACACGATTTCGTCCTGCCATACGGCTTCTACCGGCAGATCCCCAACAGTACCGCGTCGGCGTTCCGCAAGATCGACACCACGCTGGGCTCGCTGCCGTTCGGCGATCGGCTTGCCTCCGTCTCTTACTGGACGTGTGACGTCTAG
- a CDS encoding Fic family protein, translated as MRDGSDLPADAPGQYMPLRADEPLPKAYFPDKLPPSLELTDAVIDEVSRAMWALGRLEGLGSEVDNPGAVFSSFVYKEAEQSSQVEGTAVTVSDLYRYDVDELEIRQTVESDHEADVREARNYIRALDDAISFLQTAGVERESITTELVTSLHEQLLIRGRSKGEDPLPGEFRPGYAVIEEQASQTLGKQIRFVPPKPDSVPRLMDDLERFIQRGSHWPTLIDIAVAHYQFETIHPFKDGNGRVGRLLVVLMLVSSGLLHYPMLYLSSYIERYRTEYADRLLAVSEEGAWDEWLQFFLRGIREQAEEAFVRARLLVDTRQEYERRYTDTAKSVRRLSLALFEDPYFTVREASERIGVVYQTANNAVGELEADGVVEEITGNEQNRVFRAAEIMDIVEQPANTLPDPDELVDLEQAWKLPER; from the coding sequence ATGAGAGACGGATCGGACCTTCCCGCAGACGCGCCCGGCCAGTACATGCCACTCCGGGCTGACGAACCGCTCCCGAAGGCATATTTCCCGGACAAGCTTCCGCCGTCGTTGGAACTTACAGATGCCGTCATCGATGAGGTATCGAGAGCGATGTGGGCGCTCGGACGGCTCGAAGGGCTCGGAAGTGAAGTCGACAACCCCGGTGCCGTGTTCAGTTCGTTCGTGTACAAGGAGGCCGAACAGTCCTCGCAAGTCGAGGGCACTGCCGTCACCGTCTCCGATCTCTATCGCTACGATGTGGACGAACTGGAGATCCGACAGACGGTCGAAAGCGATCACGAGGCCGATGTCAGGGAGGCGCGGAACTACATCAGAGCGCTCGACGATGCGATTTCGTTCCTCCAGACCGCAGGTGTCGAACGGGAAAGTATCACGACGGAACTCGTCACGTCCCTCCACGAACAACTACTGATCAGAGGTCGTTCGAAAGGCGAAGACCCACTCCCAGGTGAGTTCCGTCCGGGGTACGCTGTCATCGAGGAGCAAGCCTCCCAGACTCTCGGGAAACAGATCCGATTCGTCCCGCCGAAGCCGGATTCAGTACCGCGGTTGATGGACGATCTCGAACGATTCATCCAGCGGGGTTCCCACTGGCCAACCCTGATCGATATCGCGGTCGCACACTACCAATTCGAGACGATACACCCTTTCAAGGACGGCAACGGACGAGTCGGTCGACTGCTCGTCGTCCTCATGCTCGTCTCGAGTGGACTGCTTCACTATCCGATGCTCTATCTGAGTTCGTACATCGAACGCTATCGGACGGAGTACGCCGACCGACTGCTGGCCGTCAGTGAAGAGGGCGCGTGGGACGAGTGGCTACAGTTCTTTTTACGGGGCATCCGTGAGCAGGCCGAAGAGGCATTTGTCCGGGCGAGACTGCTCGTAGACACGCGTCAGGAGTACGAGCGGCGCTACACCGACACAGCGAAGTCAGTCCGTCGGTTGTCGCTCGCACTGTTCGAAGACCCTTACTTCACGGTCCGAGAGGCGAGTGAGCGGATCGGCGTCGTTTACCAGACTGCCAACAATGCCGTAGGCGAACTCGAAGCCGATGGCGTCGTCGAAGAGATTACCGGTAACGAACAAAACCGCGTGTTCCGAGCGGCAGAAATCATGGATATCGTCGAGCAACCCGCGAATACGCTTCCGGATCCCGACGAACTCGTCGATCTTGAGCAAGCGTGGAAGCTTCCCGAACGATAG
- a CDS encoding TRAM domain-containing protein — MPDCPLADDCPEFTERISGMGCQHYGDRGGAEWCNHYNQPIEDLQSKPVTVGEEVVVDVEDIHESGAGVGRTDDGFIVLVDGILPDARARVKITNVHSNHAKARELERLPMDDQPDSDTDAESDSPESEQDEGPRLGSRDNFWGS, encoded by the coding sequence ATGCCGGACTGTCCACTCGCGGACGACTGCCCCGAATTCACCGAGCGTATCTCCGGGATGGGGTGTCAACACTACGGTGACCGCGGCGGCGCCGAGTGGTGCAACCACTACAACCAGCCGATCGAAGACCTGCAGTCCAAGCCAGTCACCGTCGGCGAAGAGGTCGTCGTCGACGTCGAAGACATCCACGAGAGCGGTGCCGGCGTCGGCCGGACCGACGACGGGTTCATCGTCCTCGTCGACGGTATCCTGCCCGACGCCCGCGCTCGCGTGAAGATCACGAACGTCCATTCGAACCACGCGAAGGCCAGAGAACTCGAGCGGCTGCCGATGGACGACCAGCCCGACTCGGACACAGACGCGGAGAGCGACAGTCCGGAATCCGAACAGGACGAGGGACCGCGACTGGGCAGTCGAGACAACTTCTGGGGGAGCTAG
- a CDS encoding Tfx family DNA-binding protein, translating to MTEPDADAILDRAGFDPEESILTRRQAEVLALRERGLTQSEIADRFGTSRANVASIESSARENVRKARDTVAVAEALTSPVQVEVGAGADLYDVPTDVFDACDDADVKVPHTAPELLNTIAEEAGDAVVGRQVRTDLLVCVGADGSVRVRRQTTDE from the coding sequence GTGACCGAGCCCGACGCAGACGCGATCCTCGACCGTGCGGGATTCGACCCCGAAGAGTCGATTCTGACCCGCCGGCAGGCCGAGGTACTGGCGCTGCGCGAGCGGGGGCTCACCCAGTCGGAGATCGCCGACCGGTTCGGGACCTCGCGAGCGAACGTCGCGAGCATCGAATCGAGCGCACGCGAGAACGTCCGCAAGGCCCGGGACACGGTTGCCGTTGCGGAAGCGCTCACCTCGCCCGTTCAGGTTGAGGTCGGAGCCGGAGCCGACCTCTACGACGTCCCCACAGACGTGTTCGACGCCTGTGACGACGCCGATGTCAAGGTCCCGCACACGGCTCCCGAACTGCTCAACACGATCGCGGAGGAGGCCGGCGACGCCGTGGTCGGTCGACAGGTCCGGACAGACTTGCTCGTCTGTGTCGGGGCCGACGGATCGGTTCGGGTCCGGCGTCAGACGACAGACGAGTGA
- a CDS encoding extracellular solute-binding protein, which yields MNGSSDSGERSGVSRRRFIEATGAAGVAMTLAGCGGGGGGENEVVITADQEYKDAEDSVVDALYDAGLSEDIDVTIRAGDFESGERQTQFVSALDAGRGDPDVFMMDSGWTIPFIVRDQLVNLSDEMSQDTLDYVQNDYLSSAVQTASDPETGDLYGLPLFPDYPVMHYRKDLVEDAGYDPEGENWATEPMTWQRFSEIAADVWDQNEDELEYGFTTQADEYVGLACCTFSETMTSWGGAYFGDHDNLFGPIGDRPITVNEEPVHNTIRMMRSFAEGPDATNAHPDYQKITNTDIFGMTEEDARSPFTGGDAAFMRNWPYAIASTFGDDESPVDESMYGTMPLPYAVEEGEGNYEGTGGSSHALGGWHLTINPNTEQQDQAVQVLEAFANEDVMLTILEDVGNLPPDPAVTESANPDNVGPIGNFLDTMAVAAENTVARPVTAVYPDQEPLIAEEVHAGYRNEKSPEKAMSDLEGRLEGTEEY from the coding sequence ATGAACGGTAGTTCAGACAGCGGTGAGCGATCCGGAGTATCGCGACGGCGGTTCATCGAAGCGACCGGCGCGGCAGGCGTCGCAATGACGCTCGCGGGCTGTGGCGGTGGCGGCGGCGGCGAGAACGAGGTCGTGATCACTGCCGATCAGGAGTACAAAGACGCGGAAGACTCGGTCGTTGACGCGCTGTACGACGCCGGACTCAGCGAGGATATCGACGTCACGATCCGGGCGGGTGACTTCGAGTCGGGCGAGCGCCAGACCCAGTTCGTCTCGGCGCTGGACGCCGGTCGGGGCGATCCGGACGTGTTCATGATGGACTCGGGGTGGACGATCCCGTTCATCGTCCGCGACCAGCTGGTCAACCTGAGCGACGAGATGTCTCAGGACACGCTTGATTACGTCCAGAACGACTACCTGAGCTCGGCGGTCCAGACGGCGAGCGACCCCGAGACGGGGGACCTCTACGGCCTCCCGCTGTTCCCCGACTACCCGGTGATGCACTACCGGAAGGACCTCGTCGAGGATGCGGGCTACGATCCCGAGGGTGAGAACTGGGCGACCGAGCCGATGACCTGGCAGCGCTTCTCGGAGATCGCCGCCGACGTCTGGGACCAGAACGAGGACGAACTCGAGTACGGCTTCACCACACAGGCCGACGAGTACGTCGGGCTGGCCTGCTGTACGTTCAGCGAGACCATGACCTCGTGGGGCGGCGCGTACTTCGGTGACCACGACAACCTCTTCGGCCCGATCGGCGACCGACCGATCACGGTCAACGAGGAACCGGTCCACAACACGATCCGGATGATGCGGTCGTTCGCCGAGGGCCCGGACGCCACGAACGCCCACCCGGATTACCAGAAGATCACGAACACGGACATCTTCGGGATGACCGAAGAGGACGCACGTAGTCCGTTCACGGGCGGCGATGCCGCCTTCATGCGCAACTGGCCGTACGCGATCGCGTCAACGTTCGGTGACGACGAATCCCCGGTCGACGAGAGCATGTACGGGACGATGCCGCTGCCCTACGCCGTCGAAGAGGGCGAGGGCAACTACGAGGGCACCGGCGGATCGAGCCACGCGCTCGGCGGCTGGCACCTCACGATCAACCCCAACACCGAGCAGCAGGATCAGGCCGTTCAGGTACTGGAGGCCTTTGCCAACGAGGACGTGATGCTGACCATTCTGGAGGACGTCGGCAACCTGCCGCCGGACCCGGCCGTCACCGAGAGTGCGAACCCCGACAACGTCGGTCCGATCGGGAACTTCCTCGATACGATGGCCGTCGCAGCCGAGAACACGGTCGCGCGCCCGGTGACGGCAGTGTACCCCGACCAGGAACCGCTCATCGCCGAAGAGGTCCACGCCGGGTACCGCAACGAGAAGTCCCCCGAGAAGGCCATGTCAGATCTTGAGGGACGTCTCGAAGGCACCGAAGAGTACTAA
- a CDS encoding carbohydrate ABC transporter permease, producing MRPLNWLETRGDAVFAYVLLAPAFLLLAVVAFFPLVRTFQFSLRADAIRSAEPFGEFIGFGHYQDLLTGNASLPQQFLDLSMETPILQQALFVTLAFAIISVLFETLIGFGQALILDQEFRGRRWVRVAIIIPYAIPIVIQAMIFYLIFSPQIGFGTEFLNSIGVFESNPLQNTSNSFIIVLVADIWKTSAFMALLILAGLQSIDRQLYDVAKVTGASPWQRFKYITMPLIASPLLVAMLFRTMDAMRIYGLIDATAGCQTVPSMSCLVITALNQTRRWGSASAVAFLTAITIGLVVIVYLIGLRDSEAGVT from the coding sequence ATGCGGCCGCTCAACTGGCTCGAGACCAGGGGCGACGCGGTGTTCGCGTACGTGCTGTTAGCCCCTGCGTTCCTCCTGCTGGCGGTCGTCGCGTTCTTCCCGCTGGTACGGACGTTCCAGTTCTCGCTGCGGGCGGACGCGATTCGCTCCGCCGAACCGTTCGGGGAGTTCATCGGGTTCGGCCACTACCAGGATCTGCTGACCGGCAATGCGTCGTTACCACAGCAGTTCCTGGACCTCTCGATGGAGACGCCGATCCTCCAGCAGGCGCTGTTCGTCACGCTCGCGTTTGCGATCATCAGCGTGCTGTTCGAGACGCTGATCGGGTTCGGGCAGGCGCTGATCCTCGATCAGGAGTTCCGCGGTCGACGCTGGGTTCGCGTCGCGATCATCATCCCCTACGCGATCCCGATCGTCATCCAGGCGATGATCTTCTACCTGATATTCAGCCCGCAGATCGGGTTCGGGACGGAGTTCTTGAATTCGATCGGCGTGTTTGAATCGAATCCGCTGCAGAACACGAGCAATTCGTTCATCATTGTGCTCGTCGCAGACATCTGGAAGACCTCGGCGTTCATGGCCCTGCTCATCCTGGCAGGGCTGCAGAGTATCGACCGCCAGCTGTACGACGTCGCGAAAGTCACGGGCGCGTCGCCGTGGCAGCGGTTCAAGTACATCACGATGCCGCTGATCGCGTCGCCGCTGCTGGTCGCAATGTTGTTCCGTACGATGGACGCGATGCGCATTTACGGGCTGATCGACGCGACAGCCGGCTGTCAGACCGTTCCATCGATGAGTTGTCTGGTCATCACGGCACTCAATCAAACCCGACGGTGGGGCTCTGCCTCGGCCGTCGCGTTCCTGACGGCGATCACGATCGGGCTGGTCGTGATCGTCTATCTGATCGGCTTGCGTGACTCGGAGGCTGGTGTGACATGA
- a CDS encoding carbohydrate ABC transporter permease, giving the protein MSEEEPEHPDIAAQEQSEEPDLDRGVVEAWAAKMISNPDRAYKAAFYIATIFFLVTTLYPFFWLLMVAITPAGSLGDVGAFTPGGFDPSSFIEIFGPLSDQYNINFHRYVFNSFLIASVATVLTLFVASLAGYVFGRLRFRGKTPLLLIVLIVSFFPPAAFFVPLNRLFNTNFDVLRPLLADGSLFNTPFAIIIPVSALYLPLSIFILMTFYSQIPDGLEDAARVEGTTRLGALFRVIVPLSAPGVATAGVLTFITVYNEYFFSSLMTDGRPEMWAPMLEGVLAFRGQYEILYNLMAAASIVAVLPVAILVIVAQEKIVSGLTQGALKE; this is encoded by the coding sequence ATGAGCGAGGAAGAACCCGAACATCCGGACATCGCAGCACAGGAGCAGTCCGAAGAGCCCGACCTCGACCGCGGCGTCGTCGAGGCCTGGGCCGCCAAGATGATCTCCAACCCGGACCGCGCCTACAAGGCAGCGTTCTACATCGCGACGATTTTCTTCCTCGTGACGACGCTGTACCCGTTCTTCTGGCTGCTCATGGTGGCGATCACCCCGGCCGGAAGTCTCGGCGACGTCGGCGCGTTCACGCCGGGCGGATTCGATCCGAGCTCGTTCATCGAAATATTCGGGCCACTGTCCGACCAGTACAACATCAACTTCCACCGGTACGTCTTCAACAGCTTCCTGATCGCGTCGGTCGCGACAGTGCTCACGCTGTTCGTCGCGAGCCTGGCCGGGTACGTGTTCGGTCGGCTCCGGTTCCGCGGGAAGACGCCGCTGCTGTTGATTGTGCTGATCGTGTCGTTCTTCCCGCCGGCGGCCTTCTTCGTGCCGCTGAACCGGCTGTTCAACACGAACTTCGACGTGCTGCGCCCGCTGCTCGCGGACGGGTCGCTGTTCAACACACCCTTCGCGATCATCATCCCGGTGTCAGCGCTGTATCTGCCGCTGTCGATTTTCATCCTGATGACGTTCTACTCCCAGATCCCGGACGGGCTCGAGGACGCAGCCAGAGTCGAGGGGACGACCCGCCTCGGCGCGCTCTTCCGGGTCATCGTGCCCCTGTCGGCTCCAGGTGTCGCGACCGCTGGCGTGTTGACGTTCATCACCGTCTACAACGAGTATTTCTTCTCGTCGCTGATGACGGACGGCAGGCCGGAGATGTGGGCCCCGATGCTCGAAGGTGTCCTCGCATTCCGGGGACAGTACGAGATCCTGTACAACCTCATGGCGGCAGCGAGCATCGTGGCCGTGTTGCCAGTGGCGATACTGGTCATCGTCGCACAGGAAAAGATCGTCAGCGGACTCACCCAAGGAGCACTCAAGGAGTGA